From a single Glycine soja cultivar W05 chromosome 19, ASM419377v2, whole genome shotgun sequence genomic region:
- the LOC114400555 gene encoding stomatal closure-related actin-binding protein 3-like, which translates to MTKISPEVEIRMPMEAFPPVSADVSFISNSFPKYKLDVDNQVLEEPVEDNLGPSLKDVIEQEAFNLSDQHKRISVRDLASKFDKNLAAAAKLSNEAKLREVASLEGHVLLKKLRDALESLRGRFAGINKEDVEKAISMVEALAVKLTQNEGELIQEKFEVKKLVNFLKQASEDAKKLVNQEKSFACAEIESARAVVLRIGEALEEQEKASQASKPQDVDGLIEEVQEARRIKLLHQPSKVMAMEYELRALRDQIREKSIFSIKLQKELTMSKRDEENKSRLYMLDGSEALGSYLRVQPCSAEVPQVSKCSFQWYRLSSEGSWREVISGANKTIYAPDPSDVGRILQVDIVSNGKKLTLTTDPIQTVSGLGSHVETLLRKSNTDFNVVISQMNGKDHSSHSTHSFNVGRMRIKLCRGWITKAREIYSPSMQLCGVRSDIANAAKALFWQARKGLSFVLTFESERDRNAAIMVARKYALDCNVVLAGPDDLV; encoded by the exons ATGACAAAGATAAGTCCTGAAGTTGAAATCAGGATGCCAATGGAGGCATTTCCACCAGTTTCAGCTGATGtgagctttatttctaatagtTTTCCGAAATACAAACTGGATGTTGATAATCAAGTTCTGGAAGAGCCAGTTGAGGATAACCTGGGTCCTTCTTTGAAGGATGTTATTGAACAAGAAGCTTTCAATTTGTCAGACCAACACAAGCGTATCTCAGTTCGTGACCTTGCCAGTAAATTTGACAAGAACTTGGCTGCAGCTGCTAAGTTGTCTAATGAG GCAAAGCTGAGAGAGGTGGCATCTTTGGAGGGACATGTTCTTTTGAAAAAGCTAAGAGATGCATTAGAATCTTTAAGAGGACGTTTTGCAGGAATAAACAAAGAGGATGTGGAGAAAGCTATCTCTATG GTGGAAGCTTTAGCAGTTAAGTTAACTCAAAACGAAGGTGAattgattcaagagaagtttgaagTGAAGAAGCTTGTAAACTTTCTCAAACAG GCTTCTGAAGATGCTAAAAAGTTGGTTAATCAAGAGAAGTCTTTTGCTTGTGCCGAAATTGAAAGTGCTAGAGCTGTGGTGCTGAGAATTGGGGAGGCGCTTGAAGAACAAGAAAAAGCTTCCCAAGCTTCTAAACCACAG GATGTGGATGGACTAATTGAAGAAGTTCAAGAAGCTAGAAGAATCAAATTGTTGCATCAGCCAAGCAAG GTGATGGCCATGGAATATGAACTACGTGCTCTTAGGGATCAAATTCGAGAGAAAtctatattttcaattaagCTTCAGAAAGAG ctaaccatgagcaagagggatgaggaaaatAAATCTCGTTTATACATGTTAGATGGTTCTGAAGCTTTGGGTTCATATCTGCGAGTCCAGCCTTGCTCAGCTGAAGTGCCACAGGTTTCGAAATGTTCATTTCAGTGGTATCGCTTGTCTTCTGAAGGCAGCTGGAGGGAAGTTATTTCAG GTGCCAACAAAACAATATATGCTCCTGACCCCTCTGATGTTGGGAGAATCTTACAAGTAGATATTGTCTCAAATGGGAAAAAACTTACCCTAACAACTGATCCCATTCAAACTG TTTCAGGACTTGGAAGCCATGTGGAGACACTTCTACGAAAATCTAATACCGATTTTAAT GTAGTTATTTCTCAAATGAATGGAAAAGATCACTCTTCACATTCTACTCATTCATTTAATGTGGGGAGAATGAGGATAAAGCTATGCAGAGGTTGGATTACAAAAGCAAGAGAGATTTACTCCCCATCAATGCAG CTATGTGGAGTTAGAAGTGATATCGCTAATGCAGCGAAGGCGTTGTTTTGGCAAGCAAGAAAGGGCCTCTCATTTGTATTAACCTTTGAATCAGAGAGAGACAGAAATGCAGCCATTATGGTTGCCAGGAAATATGCTCTTGATTGCAAT GTCGTGCTCGCTGGGCCAGATGATCTAGTGTAG